ATGACGATATTTTCGGTGGTTGTGCTGGCTTGACGAAATGCATTCTGTCCGGCTGTACCGGCACCGATGACTGCTACATCTACTTCCCGGATTACTTTACTGGAGCTACGATCAGACGATTTTTCAGATAAGTTATTCATATCATCCCTAAAGGCTTAGTGAATCGTTATGGTTATCTTTAGATTTAGTTTTTTATTATTCAACAATTGCTTGTCGTCGTAATGGACTTTGATAATAAAGCGTTGCTAAGTCTCTTGCAGCATAAAATAGGTAGTAAGATGTTGCATAAATGAAACCCAGGCATCGTTTAAAATCTATAAGTAGAGGTGTAAGCGATGCCCCAGTTCATTATGACAGGGTTGTTGTTAGTACTTATGACCTTATTACTCTGCTAGCGTTGTCAGTAAGCGATCGGTATAGCCTGCTGCTCGTAGATTACGCTGTGCATGAGTCAGGTCACCGTTTTTATCAAACACAAAAGCTGAGCGCACCAGACCTAATGTAATTTTGCCATACATATTCTTTTCTTTAATAACCTCGAAATATTGGCATAACTTTTCATCGCCATCACTGATCAGTGGAATCTGTAGGTCGTATTTATCAATGAATTTTTCATGAGACTCAACGCTATCACGTGAGACTCCAATGATGTCATAGCCGAGATCGTCGAAAGTATTAATATTAGTGGTGAAGTCATTCGCCTGCACCGTGCAGCCTGGGGTATTGTCTTTTGGATAAAAATAGAGAATAAGACCCTTGTGCGTATTGGCAATCAGCTCTTTTAGGCTGATATCATCATGAATAAAGTTGTTATCTAGTTTACGGACTATTGTGATTGGAAAATCAGGTAGAGCAATTATCTCTGTGGTCGGCTTAGCCATTGTAAATTCCTTATGGTTTTAATTTAGTTGTTATTGTTGAATACTTTATACAAGCAGTCTTACACTTTGTTGGTTTGTTGGCAACTACTGGCAACAAAAAAGACTGGCGATAGCCAGTCTTTTTTATCGTTTTTATTGCCTTTGCAATCAAGCTGGCTTTTGTGGTTGTTTTAGATCCAATCCTGATGTACATTTTTGTAAATCTTGCTGCATTTTTTTCACGTAGGGTAGCGCTGAAGGGTCTTTTTTATCTTGAGCATAGCTTTCGATTTGCCACATCTGACCGATGGTCATTTCGCTACGGACACCAATGGTGCAATTACATAGTTTAGTGGCGGTACCTTGGTCAGCAACTTTATATTTGACTGCACCACTAATACACTGGTCGATATTATTTTGCTTAATATCTATAGCATTTGCTTGCGGCATGGCGATCAGACCAATCAGTGCCAAGGGTAGTATTTTCAATAAATTCATAAATATCCTCTTAGGAGCTGCGTCAATAAAATAAAGAATTGAATAGAGGTTAAATAAATAACATCAGTATTCACCAATAGTTGACTTAAAGGTTGCTCTCCTATCAATACACGTTGTTACCAGTATTATTATTAGGTATGAGACTTTTGTCTGCCAGCACTATATCTGTTTAATATAAATATAGTGGCTTATACCATAACAATTATTGTTAGCAAAAAAAACCACACGCGTGCTGTGTTGATGCAAGTAAATGTTACGCTTGTGTTTAATTATTCTACGGTAATGAAGTATTGCTAGTGAAATATTATTAATGGAATAGGGTTATAGAGGGCTTGGATGGTAAAAGGCTAATACTGAGGTTGATAATGAGTGGGATCAGCGATACCCACCTGTGTAAACCCTTGGCGACGTAGCGTACAACTGTCGCATACACCACAGGCTCGTCCTTGGCTATCCGCTTGATAACAAGAAATGGTTTGCCCATAATCCACCCCAAGCGTCAAACCAAGCTCAATGGTCTGGGCCTTTGATAACTGCTGTAGTGGGGTCTGAATCGTTAAATGGTGGCCGGTCACGCCAGCTTTGGTCGCTAGGTTGGCCATATGTTCAAAGGCGGCGATATATTCAGGGCGGCAATCAGGGTAGCCAGAATAATCGACTGAACTGACCCCAATAACAATATGGTTGGAGTCGGTCACTTCAGCAACCGCAAGCGCATAAGATAGAAATATGGTATTGCGCGCTGGTACATAAGTATTCGGAATAGCCTCGTTATCTATTTCATCGCGCTTTTTGCTAGGGAACTTGTCTGCATCGCCGTCAGGTACGATCATGCTATGGTCAGTCAATGAGGAACCGCCGAGTTGGGCAATATCAATATCAATAATACGGTGTGTAACCTCTGCAGTCTCGGCGATAGTTTTTGCCGCCACTAACTCACTGTTATGACGCTGGCCATAGTTGAAGCTAACGGCAGTGACTGACGCATAACGCGCCTTTGCCCAATAAAGGCAAGTGACCGAATCTAAACCACCTGACAGCAAGACAATAGCGTTTTGGGTGCTCTCAACAGGGTTGTCTATAGAACTGCCAGTAGAATTTTTAGTAATGGGAAGCATAGCGTTGGTCATAGTAGCGTGTGTCATCAATGGCTGAAAAACCGCTATTTTAACAAAATTTCTGTCATTACAAAACCATCAAAACAATACGACACAAACTAGGGCGTCGAAATTTTTGCCATACCCTAACTTTTAGCAAAGACCGGTAGAGGATCAAAGCTCACTTCTGGACGTGGTAACTTTGCCACATCCTGCATGCGCCAGTCATCTTTACCATTATGACTGACTTGCAGAT
The sequence above is a segment of the Psychrobacter sp. PL19 genome. Coding sequences within it:
- the queC gene encoding 7-cyano-7-deazaguanine synthase QueC, encoding MLPITKNSTGSSIDNPVESTQNAIVLLSGGLDSVTCLYWAKARYASVTAVSFNYGQRHNSELVAAKTIAETAEVTHRIIDIDIAQLGGSSLTDHSMIVPDGDADKFPSKKRDEIDNEAIPNTYVPARNTIFLSYALAVAEVTDSNHIVIGVSSVDYSGYPDCRPEYIAAFEHMANLATKAGVTGHHLTIQTPLQQLSKAQTIELGLTLGVDYGQTISCYQADSQGRACGVCDSCTLRRQGFTQVGIADPTHYQPQY
- a CDS encoding peroxiredoxin; translation: MAKPTTEIIALPDFPITIVRKLDNNFIHDDISLKELIANTHKGLILYFYPKDNTPGCTVQANDFTTNINTFDDLGYDIIGVSRDSVESHEKFIDKYDLQIPLISDGDEKLCQYFEVIKEKNMYGKITLGLVRSAFVFDKNGDLTHAQRNLRAAGYTDRLLTTLAE